In one Penaeus chinensis breed Huanghai No. 1 chromosome 33, ASM1920278v2, whole genome shotgun sequence genomic region, the following are encoded:
- the LOC125043030 gene encoding basic proline-rich protein-like, whose translation PPPPPPPPPPPPPPPPPPPPPPPPPPPPPLPPPPPPPPPPPPPPPPPSPPPPPPSPPPPPPLPPPPPPPPSPPPPPPPPPPPPPPPPPPPPPPPPPPPPPPPPPPPPPPPPPPPLPPPPPPPPPPPPPPPPPPPPPPLPPPPPPPPPPPPPPPPPPPPPPPPPPPPPPPPPPPPPPPPPPPPPPPPPPPPPPPPPPPPPSPPPPPPPPPPPPPPPPPPPPPPPPPPPPPPSPPPPPPPSPPPPPPPPPPPLPPPPPPPPPPPLPPPPPPPPPPPPPPPPPPPPPPPPPPPPPPPPPPPPPPPPPPPPPPPPPPPPPPPPPPPPPPPPPPPPPPPPPPPPPPPPPPPPPPPPPPPPPPPPPPPPPPPPPPPPPPPPPPPPPPPPPPPPPPSPPPPPPPPPPPPSPPPPPPPPPPLPPPPPPPPPPPPPPPPPPSPPPPPPPPPPSPPPPPPPPPPPPPPPPPPPPPPPPPPPPPPPPPPPPPPPPPPPPPPPPPPPPPPPPPPSPPPPPPPPPPPALLVPNSIHSSAKDPSLKITNEQLPSNEERMPLSCTNALRRVDKCLEQRRQILKVACTNCLERRVSRKKRAMV comes from the exons cccccccccccccctccccccccccccccccccccccccccccccccccccccccccccccccccccccccccctccccccccccccctccccccccccccccctcccccccccccccccccccccccccccccccccccctcccccccccccccccccccctccccccccccccccccccccctccccccccccccccccccccccccctccccccccccccccccccccccccctccccccccccccccccccccccccccccccccccccccccccccccccccccctcccccccccccccccccccctccccccccccccccccccccccccccccccctcccccccccccccccccctccccccccccccccccccccccccccccccccccccccccccccccccctccccccccccccccccccccccccccccccccccccccccccccccccccctccccccccccccccccccccccccccccccccccccccccccccccccccccctcccccccccccccccccccccccccccccccctccccccccccccccccccccccccccccccccccccccccccccctcccccccccccccccccccccccccccccccccccccccccccccccccccccccccccccccccccccccccccccccccccccccccccctccccccccccccccccccccccctcccccccccccccccccccccccccccccccccccctccccccccccccccccccccccccccccccccccctccccccccccccccccccccccccccccccccccccccctcccccccccccccccccccccccccccccccccccccccccccctccccccccccccccccccccccccccccccccccccccccccccccccccccccccccccccccccccccccccccccccccccccccccccccctcccccccccccccccccccccccccctcccccccccccccccccccccccccccccccccccccccccccctcccccccccccccccccccccccccccccccctccccccccccccccccccccccccccccccccccccccccccccccccccccccccccccccccccccccccccccccccccccccccccccctcccccccccccccccccccccccccccccccccccccctccccccccccccccccccccccccccccccccctccccccccccccccccccccctccccccccccccccccccccccccccccccccctcccccccccccccccctccccccccccccccctcccccccccccccccccccccccccccccccccccccccccccccccccccccccccccccccccccccctccccccccccccccccccccccccccccccccccccccccctccccccccccccccccccccccccccccctcccccccccccccctcccccccccccccccccctccccccccccccccccccccccccccccccccccc GCATTGTTAGTCCCCAATTCCATCCACTCGTCAGCCAAGGACCCCAGCCTGAAGATTACCAATGAGCAGCTGCCTTCCAACGAAGAACGAATGCCTTTGTCGTGTACAAATGCCCTGCGTCGTGTGGACAAATGCCTAGAGCAGCGTAGACAAATCCTCAAAGTGGCGTGTACAAATTGCTTGGAGAGGCGTGTGTCCCGAAA gAAAAGAGCAATGGTATaa